In Citrus sinensis cultivar Valencia sweet orange chromosome 2, DVS_A1.0, whole genome shotgun sequence, a single genomic region encodes these proteins:
- the LOC127900452 gene encoding non-classical arabinogalactan protein 30-like translates to MGKALLIVVHVCLVLAGCSFTVYGEQVYTESSMAMPPSHYHSVTPATAPSPHHHHHHHHHSHPPTAPPAHAPSHHHHHHHPHPPAHAPAHTPAHAPAHPPSHVAPAHPPPPHVAPAHPPPPHVAPAHPPPPHVAPAHPPTPTHRFPRSLVEVQGVVYCKSCKYAGADTLLGATAVLGATVKLQCNNTKYPLNVVGKTDKNGYFRIKAPKTITSYGAHKCKLFLVTSPSASCAKPSNLHGGATGAVLRPESLSAGKPPVALYTVGPLAFEPKCPH, encoded by the exons atgggTAAAGCTTTACTGATTGTTGTTCATGTTTGTTTGGTCTTAGCCGGCTGCAGCTTCACTGTGTATGGTGAACAGGTTTACACTGAGAGTTCCATGGCTATGCCACCATCACACTACCACTCGGTAACCCCGGCAACGGCACCAAGCCCCcaccatcaccaccaccaccaccaccacagCCACCCTCCTACTGCCCCACCGGCTCACGCCCCAAGCCACCACCATCATCACCACCACCCCCACCCGCCGGCTCATGCACCGGCTCACACTCCCGCTCATGCACCTGCTCACCCACCTTCACACGTTGCTCCTGCCCACCCACCTCCACCACACGTTGCTCCTGCTCACCCACCTCCACCACACGTTGCTCCTGCTCACCCACCTCCACCGCACGTTGCTCCTGCTCACCCACCCACACCCACCCATCGTTTCCCTAGGAGCCTTGTTGAAGTTCAAGGCGTCGTTTATTGCAAGTCTTGCAAGTACGCCGGAGCTGATACCCTCCTAGGAGCTACCGCTGTTCTCG GGGCGACTGTGAAATTGCAGTGCAACAACACCAAGTATCCACTCAATGTGGTTGGCAAAACGGACAAGAACGGCTACTTCAGGATCAAAGCACCCAAGACAATCACCAGCTACGGAGCTCACAAGTGCAAGCTGTTCCTAGTCACATCACCCTCGGCTTCCTGCGCCAAACCGTCCAATCTCCACGGTGGAGCCACCGGCGCCGTTTTGAGGCCTGAGTCACTCTCCGCAGGCAAACCTCCAGTTGCTCTCTACACCGTTGGCCCTTTGGCCTTTGAACCCAAATGCCCACattaa